From the Helianthus annuus cultivar XRQ/B chromosome 17, HanXRQr2.0-SUNRISE, whole genome shotgun sequence genome, the window ACCCTCCAGCCACAAGACTTTCAAACCCAATACCACCCCAACATTTTCAAAAGCAAATTCCCAGAGAGATGGGATCAGAATCAGAAGCAAGAGTGGAATTTTGTGTGGAAGATGAGTTTGAAGATATGCTACCAAAAATGGCAGAAAAATTGGGAGGTGAAGGCCTAATTAAAGAGCTATGCAATGGTTTCAACTTGTTGATGGATAAAGACAAAGGTGTGATCACTTTTGAAAGCTTGAAGTGCAGTTCTTCATTGCTTGGATTGCAAGATTTACGAGACGACGAATTAATGAATATGTTAAAAGAAGGTGATTATGATGGTGATGGTGCCCTCAATCAAATGGAGTTTTGTGTGTTGATGTTCAGGTTAAGTCCAGATTTGATGATGGAATCTGAGGCTTTGCTTGATCAAGCTTTGCAACAGGAATTTGAATCCGATATATGTTGACTTCAATTCTTTCATATGAAATGATATTATGTTTATGGATCTCAGAAGTTGCAAATGGAATTAACATTAGCTTTGAAATCATGAATAATATTTTATAAACTTCGTTATTAGGATCATTGATGAATAGGATGATATTTTCTTCTAATTGATTCATTATTAGAAGCATGTGCATGTCCATTAGCTTTATTATTAA encodes:
- the LOC110922081 gene encoding calcium-binding protein PBP1, with protein sequence MGSESEARVEFCVEDEFEDMLPKMAEKLGGEGLIKELCNGFNLLMDKDKGVITFESLKCSSSLLGLQDLRDDELMNMLKEGDYDGDGALNQMEFCVLMFRLSPDLMMESEALLDQALQQEFESDIC